GGATTTGATCATTGCTGCCATCAATGAAGCACACGAAAAAGTTTCTAAAACTTCAGAAGACGAAATGTCGAAATTTACCGGTGGTATGAAAATACCGGGTTTGTTTTAGTATGTAACTCATCCGGCAGCTGCCGGATTGAGAAAGTAAATTAATTTGCTAAATTGATCTAAAATTATCATTGTTTTCTGATATTATCAGTTTTGATATTCTCAATTTGGCAGATTGAGTTACGGAGATAGATCGTTACTTTAAAAAAAAATGTTTTTTCGCGTGTAACAATTTGCATGTGGTTAAATTATGAAATTCGAGTGGGATACTACTAAAGAAAAAAGTAACATTAAAAAACATGGGATAACATTTGAACAAGCTTCTTATGTATTCGCAGATCCTTACGCTTTGAACAAATATGATAACGAACACTCGGATAACGAAGATAGATGGATATTATTGGGAAAATCATTAAAGGGAGTTATTCTCCTCGTTGTACATACTTTTAAAGTTATTGATAGAATTGAACTTGTAAGAATTATCAGTGCAAGACGAGCAACGAAACAAGAAAAACAATCATATCA
This window of the Candidatus Cloacimonadota bacterium genome carries:
- a CDS encoding BrnT family toxin; this translates as MKFEWDTTKEKSNIKKHGITFEQASYVFADPYALNKYDNEHSDNEDRWILLGKSLKGVILLVVHTFKVIDRIELVRIISARRATKQEKQSYQKRCPK